ACATCGGCGCCCAGGTCGCCCAGAATCTGGCCGCACAACAGGCCGCGCTCATTGGTCAGGTCAAGGACGCGGTAGTAGTCTAGCATAGCCGTCCTCCCGTCGGTGGTGTGCCATGTATAGCTGGCCGTGCGGCGGCTGAAAATCCCCCACTACGGCTGGCATGACACGGCGGTATCGGCTACCCATAGCA
The window above is part of the Desulfurellaceae bacterium genome. Proteins encoded here:
- a CDS encoding CoA transferase yields the protein MLDYYRVLDLTNERGLLCGQILGDLGADVIKLEPPGGSSARRLAPFFQNEPL